One genomic window of Sulfurovum lithotrophicum includes the following:
- the amrS gene encoding AmmeMemoRadiSam system radical SAM enzyme, which translates to MTAHENMKYYKTEEGKDRIVCLLCQHYCKLKEGQVGICGVNKNENGELKNLVYGHPVALNVDPVEKKPLYHLLPGSKALSFGTVGCNFKCPFCQNWDISQETHVNKQIEVSPEKMVDLAFEHGAASIAYTYNEPTIFYPYAKDIGVIAKERGLKNIFVSNGFETKEIIADMPGWLDAANIDLKSWDDAYYKKVLKGGLEGVKETLRRMVGEGIWVEVTTLIIPGENDSDRDLQEMAAFIADELGKHVPWHLSAFHPDYKMLDHQATGLETLMRAKKIGQEAGLHYIYLGNVPVHGDTYCPDCGELLIDRTGYSVTVNRLEDGHCPKCKREIEGIWK; encoded by the coding sequence ATGACAGCACACGAAAACATGAAATATTATAAAACAGAAGAAGGGAAAGACCGGATAGTCTGTCTGCTCTGTCAGCACTACTGCAAGCTCAAAGAGGGGCAGGTCGGGATCTGCGGGGTCAACAAGAATGAGAACGGGGAGTTGAAGAATCTTGTCTACGGGCATCCCGTGGCACTCAATGTCGATCCGGTCGAGAAGAAACCGCTTTATCACCTGTTGCCGGGAAGCAAAGCGCTTTCGTTCGGTACGGTAGGGTGTAATTTTAAATGTCCTTTCTGCCAGAACTGGGATATCTCGCAGGAGACACATGTCAACAAGCAGATAGAAGTTTCTCCGGAAAAAATGGTGGACCTTGCCTTTGAACACGGAGCCGCTTCGATCGCCTATACCTACAACGAACCCACCATCTTTTACCCTTATGCCAAAGATATCGGTGTGATCGCCAAAGAGAGAGGGCTGAAGAACATTTTTGTCAGCAACGGGTTCGAAACGAAAGAGATCATTGCAGATATGCCGGGTTGGCTTGATGCAGCCAACATCGACCTCAAAAGCTGGGACGATGCCTACTATAAAAAGGTCCTCAAAGGTGGTCTTGAAGGTGTGAAAGAAACCCTTAGAAGAATGGTAGGCGAGGGTATCTGGGTCGAAGTGACCACACTGATCATTCCCGGAGAGAACGACAGCGACAGGGACCTGCAGGAGATGGCGGCGTTCATCGCCGATGAACTGGGAAAACATGTCCCGTGGCACCTGAGCGCTTTCCATCCGGATTACAAGATGCTGGATCATCAGGCCACAGGTCTGGAGACACTGATGCGCGCCAAAAAGATCGGACAGGAAGCCGGCTTGCACTATATCTACCTCGGCAATGTACCGGTGCACGGCGATACCTATTGTCCGGACTGTGGTGAACTGCTGATAGACAGAACGGGGTATTCGGTCACAGTCAACCGGTTGGAGGATGGACACTGTCCGAAATGCAAGAGAGAGATAGAAGGAATCTGGAAATAA